A region of Esox lucius isolate fEsoLuc1 chromosome 3, fEsoLuc1.pri, whole genome shotgun sequence DNA encodes the following proteins:
- the LOC105018911 gene encoding histamine H3 receptor isoform X1, with protein sequence MGAYQLDANHSWNYINNSTKMWSDSGFTLPVTAMLLLIMITLVVVIVLGNALVIFAFKVDKSLRRKSNYYFLNLAISDFLVGAFCIPVYIPYILTGKWMLGRGLCKLWLVMDYLLCTASVFNIVLISYDRFLSVTRPVSYRARQSMTHGAIMKMIAVWVLAFVLYGPAIIFWELVEGKSHVPEDECYAEFYYTWYFLLGASMFEFFSPFISVTFFNLSIYLNIRRRWLRNQKEAQERSHAPARLPYPLTRRIVIRLTALFSRNSVVVKKLASEVSVKKRGSGIGSFHSQTSPPHMERQDTSSTGGTQRSRLSRDKKVAKSLAVIVCVFAVCWAPYTLLMIIRAACRGLCVQHHWYEITFWLLWLNSAINPFLYPLCHTSFRRAFGRILCPRQRSPLVARN encoded by the exons ATGGGCGCATATCAACTCGATGCCAACCACAGCTGGAATTACATCAACAACTCAACGAAAATGTGGAGCGACTCAGGATTCACGTTGCCAGTCACCGCCATGCTTCTTTTGATTATGATAACTTTGGTGGTAGTGATAGTTCTAGGAAACGCTTTGGTCATTTTTGCATTTAAGGTGGACAAGAGCCTAAGGAGGAAAAGCAACTATTACTTCTTGAATTTGGCAATATCGGATTTTCTTGTTG GAGCGTTTTGCATCCCAGTATACATCCCATACATCCTGACTGGGAAATGGATGCTTGGCCGAGGATTATGTAAACTCTGGCTGGTTATGGACTACCTGCTCTGCACTGCTTCTGTCTTCAACATTGTTCTCATTAGTTATGACCGCTTCCTCTCTGTCACCAGACCG GTGAGCTACCGTGCCAGACAGAGCATGACCCACGGAGCCATAATGAAGATGATAGCTGTCTGGGTTCTAGCCTTTGTCCTCTATGGCCCTGCCATCATCTTCTGGGAGCTGGTTGAGGGGAAGAGCCACGTCCCGGAGGACGAGTGCTACGCCGAGTTCTACTACACCTGGTACTTCCTCCTCGGCGCTTCCATGTTTGAGTTCTTCTCCCCCTTCATCTCCGTAACCTTCTTCAACCTCAGCATCTACCTCAACATCCGTAGGAGGTGGCTCCGGAACCAAAAGGAGGCCCAGGAACGGTCCCACGCGCCTGCCCGACTTCCCTATCCACTGACGAGGAGGATTGTCATCCGCCTCACCGCGCTCTTCTCCCGAAACTCAGTGGTGGTTAAGAAGCTGGCTAGTGAAGTGTCTGTCAAGAAAAGGGGCTCTGGGATAGGCTCCTTCCACTCCCAGACTTCTCCTCCCCACATGGAGCGTCAGGACACGTCCTCCACCGGGGGAACCCAGCGCAGCCGCCTCTCCAGAGACAAGAAGGTAGCCAAGTCGCTGGCGGTCATCGTCTGTGTGTTCGCTGTGTGTTGGGCGCCCTACACCCTGCTCATGATCATCAGAGCGGCTTGTCGGGGTCTCTGTGTCCAGCACCACTGGTACGAAATCACCTTCTGGCTGCTTTGGCTCAACTCGGCCATTAACCCTTTCCTCTACCCGCTCTGTCACACCAGCTTCCGCCGAGCGTTCGGCCGGATCCTGTGTCCCAGGCAGAGGTCACCCCTGGTGGCCCGAAACTGA
- the LOC105018911 gene encoding histamine H3 receptor isoform X2: MGAYQLDANHSWNYINNSTKMWSDSGFTLPVTAMLLLIMITLVVVIVLGNALVIFAFKVDKSLRRKSNYYFLNLAISDFLVGAFCIPVYIPYILTGKWMLGRGLCKLWLVMDYLLCTASVFNIVLISYDRFLSVTRPVSYRARQSMTHGAIMKMIAVWVLAFVLYGPAIIFWELVEGKSHVPEDECYAEFYYTWRWLRNQKEAQERSHAPARLPYPLTRRIVIRLTALFSRNSVVVKKLASEVSVKKRGSGIGSFHSQTSPPHMERQDTSSTGGTQRSRLSRDKKVAKSLAVIVCVFAVCWAPYTLLMIIRAACRGLCVQHHWYEITFWLLWLNSAINPFLYPLCHTSFRRAFGRILCPRQRSPLVARN, from the exons ATGGGCGCATATCAACTCGATGCCAACCACAGCTGGAATTACATCAACAACTCAACGAAAATGTGGAGCGACTCAGGATTCACGTTGCCAGTCACCGCCATGCTTCTTTTGATTATGATAACTTTGGTGGTAGTGATAGTTCTAGGAAACGCTTTGGTCATTTTTGCATTTAAGGTGGACAAGAGCCTAAGGAGGAAAAGCAACTATTACTTCTTGAATTTGGCAATATCGGATTTTCTTGTTG GAGCGTTTTGCATCCCAGTATACATCCCATACATCCTGACTGGGAAATGGATGCTTGGCCGAGGATTATGTAAACTCTGGCTGGTTATGGACTACCTGCTCTGCACTGCTTCTGTCTTCAACATTGTTCTCATTAGTTATGACCGCTTCCTCTCTGTCACCAGACCG GTGAGCTACCGTGCCAGACAGAGCATGACCCACGGAGCCATAATGAAGATGATAGCTGTCTGGGTTCTAGCCTTTGTCCTCTATGGCCCTGCCATCATCTTCTGGGAGCTGGTTGAGGGGAAGAGCCACGTCCCGGAGGACGAGTGCTACGCCGAGTTCTACTACACCTG GAGGTGGCTCCGGAACCAAAAGGAGGCCCAGGAACGGTCCCACGCGCCTGCCCGACTTCCCTATCCACTGACGAGGAGGATTGTCATCCGCCTCACCGCGCTCTTCTCCCGAAACTCAGTGGTGGTTAAGAAGCTGGCTAGTGAAGTGTCTGTCAAGAAAAGGGGCTCTGGGATAGGCTCCTTCCACTCCCAGACTTCTCCTCCCCACATGGAGCGTCAGGACACGTCCTCCACCGGGGGAACCCAGCGCAGCCGCCTCTCCAGAGACAAGAAGGTAGCCAAGTCGCTGGCGGTCATCGTCTGTGTGTTCGCTGTGTGTTGGGCGCCCTACACCCTGCTCATGATCATCAGAGCGGCTTGTCGGGGTCTCTGTGTCCAGCACCACTGGTACGAAATCACCTTCTGGCTGCTTTGGCTCAACTCGGCCATTAACCCTTTCCTCTACCCGCTCTGTCACACCAGCTTCCGCCGAGCGTTCGGCCGGATCCTGTGTCCCAGGCAGAGGTCACCCCTGGTGGCCCGAAACTGA